The nucleotide sequence GCCGGATACAGGATCACGCAATCCGGGCGCTGCTCGATGCGCTTCAGCGTCGCGCTCTCGCCGTCCACCAGGGCCACGACGATCTCGCCGTTGCGGGCCTGCTCCCGGTGTTCCACCACGATGCGGTCACCATCCAGGATGCCCTCGTCCGCCATCGAGTCCCCGCGCACCTCGAGCACGTAGCAGCGCCCGCGCCCCCGCAGCCACGATGGCACGGCGACCTGCTCGCTATCGGCCACCGCCTCGATGGGCCGGCCGGCGGCGATGCGGCCGAGGAGGGGCAGCGTGTCCGCGTCTTCCATCGCGGTCTCGGTCAGGTGCACGCCGCGGTGTTGCCCGGCCATGGGTTGCACCAGCCCGGCATCCACGAGCGCCTGCACGTGGCGGTGCAACGAGCCGCGGGAGCGCATGCCGAGGCGACGGCAGAGCTCGTCGAGGCTCGGGGCCTGGCCCTCCCGGGCACAGTCGCGGAGCGCCTCGAGGACTTCGCGCTGCCGGGGCGTGAGTGGCGGCATAGGGGCGCTTGTTCGTTCTCGGTTGGTTCTCTATTCTAGCGTTTTGGAGGGCTTCGATATACGTGGGGTCGGCCCTGAGTGCCCTCCCCGCGGCACGGCCTGCCGGCCGCCTGCGAGACCGCGTGGGCCAAACCGGAAATGGCGGGGAAGGATATGGGCACTCCTGCAGAACGAATTCCGGAGACCACCGAAGACCCGGTGCGCCGGCTGGCGGCCCGTTTGCGCCGGCGCTATCGGGACCGCATCACCGGGGAGCTGGTGGTCCCCGCGCGGGAGGGGCGCTACGAGCCGCTGCCCGACGGGCTCGAGCCGAAGCTGCGGGAGGCGTTGACGAGCCGCGGCGTGAGCCGGCTCTACAGCCACCAGCGGGCGGCCTGGGATAGCGTGCGCGCCGGGAGGCATACGGTGATCGTCACGCCCACCGCCTCCGGCAAGACCCTCTGCTACAACCTGCCCGTGCTGCAGGACGCGCTCACTGAACGCAGCAAGGCCCTCTACCTGTTCCCCACCAAGGCCCTGTCCCAGGATCAGGTCGCCGAGCTCATGGAGCTGAACGAGGCCGGTGGCCTTGGCGTGCGCGCCTACACCTTTGATGGCGATACCCCGGGTGACGCCCGCAAGGCCGTGCGCACCAGGGGCGACATCATCGTCACCAACCCGGACATGCTGCACCAGGGCGTGCTGCCGCATCACACCAAGTGGGCGCAGT is from Spiribacter halobius and encodes:
- the lexA gene encoding transcriptional repressor LexA — its product is MPPLTPRQREVLEALRDCAREGQAPSLDELCRRLGMRSRGSLHRHVQALVDAGLVQPMAGQHRGVHLTETAMEDADTLPLLGRIAAGRPIEAVADSEQVAVPSWLRGRGRCYVLEVRGDSMADEGILDGDRIVVEHREQARNGEIVVALVDGESATLKRIEQRPDCVILYPANAAHEPQRYHPTRITVQGVVVGQMRRY